The nucleotide window aatcaagaattgatgCGTTATCTTACATGGCAGCAACCGCGCTTAACATATACAGCACGCAATTGCAGGTGCCCTAGGCTGAACATCTATACTACGATTTCACACTGAAAACCACAACAGTCGTGCGCGGCCAAAGCACGCGCATCTTGGCCAGCAACAGTGCACCTTGTCACGGTGGGGCAAGCATCAAGGTGGGGAATAATGACAGGGGCTGCCACCGGTTTCTGAAAGCGGAAAATGTGAGAGAATTCCGAAACATAATTGCGAGAGTTATGTGATCTCTAAACAGAGAAATTCCCCTCTTCTCCGAATGACTTTTTCCATTCTTGGCAAGATGCATGTAGAGCATTCTTATTCATCTCGGCGGTCTGCGGGGTGCAGGCCTTCCGGTTTATGGTGATTCTCTATAAAAAGATTTTCTCTATCTATAACTACGGCATTTCCTACGTTTTTGTTTGGATAGCTGGCAGTATTGTTTCCTCTTGGGAGGGTGCGTGGCCATTGTTGTATGACAATGAAAGTCGCAGAAGAAAGATCTCAGCGTATCTCCCCATTTGAAACCATAGCATCTGTGTGATGCGTATTGAGGTAAGCCGCAAGAGTGGGGCGATGCCCATAGTCAGCCCTGTGGGCACGCGCAGTGTAACTGCGATTGCTCAGACTCGGGTTCGTtgctttgtttttatttttttgtttacGTCTCTATGCGTCTGCTGTGAGTACTATGAAGTTTCATGTGCTCACGTGTCCGGGTCCAACGGCGTGAGTCTCAGATACGGCCTTATTACTCGGTGGTTCGGGAACAGCTCCTTTGCACGCGGCTCGTTCAGCTCCGGTGAAACAACAACGTCGTCGCCGGGAATCCAGTTCACTGGGGTCATTATCTTTCTATCTAGCTTGTCTACAACTTGTAGCGAATCTAGACATCTCAGAATCTCTGCGGTGTTTCTCCCGGTGGATAACGGATATGCGTGCAGGAGGCGTACCTCCTTGCTGGGGTCGATCAGGTAGACAGACCGTATCGGCACCGGCATTCCTCTCTCGTCGAAATTTCGTAGATCAATCATTCCATACATCGTGGATATACGGCGATCTTCATCGCATATGATGGGGAACGTCACCTTCGAGCCGGTGATTTGCTCAATGTCTTGAAGCCACCTGTTGTGCGTGTCTCTGGCATTGGTGGAGAGCCCCAGCAGtttgcaatttctttcttcaaactcGCCATGCAATGCCGCGAAGGCACCAAGCTCTGTGCTGCAGACTGGCGTGTAGTCACCAGGATGTGAGAAGAATAGACACCACGAGTCTCCAATATACTTGTAGAAGTCAATTTGACCTTGCGAGGAAGAACTCTTGAAATTCGGCGCTCTGGATCCCAAATAAACCTGTGGTCGTATTGGCACGGACATTATGCAGGTCTACGATGCACCTCGAGAGAGGCAGGTGTTGCTTTACTGCCGATGGAATGGTATGATACAGCAAAGGCTGGGCCATAAAGATGCCATGCTTTATAGTTTCGACCTCGAGTTGAGAGCACTCCACTCGATTTTTGATACCGCTAGTGGCGGAGCCACATATGGAGCAAAAACAGTGCATGGGTTACCCGGTCGCGTAATGCGAGTTCTCGACGAGTTCCGGATATATGATCGTCCTCATTTGTGAAGCGGCTTCAGAATGATCGGTAAGGTGTTTATTTTAAGTGTTTTTATTGTGATTTAGCATCTGTTTATTCATTGGTAAACTTCTGATGCAAGCGATTATGTAATATACTTAATTCATTAGAGAAAGTTGATGGTTTCATAGAATCTGAGCGCAAGACAAGCGTATAAAACGGCTGTGATGTTCTTAGAAAATCCATGGGTTAATGTACAAGGTCAATTCAATTGACTATAATGAGGGTTATTATTGTTAAGATGAAAAACTAACAAAAATTAATTTATTGGTTTTCTGGTCTCAATTTTCTAACTTCCTTACCCACTTTCCAGATTTCCATGTTTCTGATAGTTTGTAATTCAgattccaatttttctctgTAATCCTTTTGTGAGTTGAATTCCAAAGATCTCTTAGTTTCACTACCGTTCTTAACAGATTCGTACAAGTCGTTGAAAACTGGTTTCAATgcattcttgaaaattggGTACCAGTCCAAAGCACCTCTTCTGGCGGTAGTAGAACAAGCATCGTACATGTAATCCATACCGTATTTACCAATCAATGGGTACAATGATTGGGTAGCTTCTTCAACGGTCTCGTTGAAAGCTTCAGATGGAGAGTGACCATTTTCTCTCAAGACTTCGTATTGAGCCAAGAACATACCGTGGATACCACCCATTAAACAACCTCTTTCACCGTACAAGTCAGAGTTGACTTCTTTCTCGAAAGTGGTTTGGTAAACGTAACCGGAACCAATAGCAACGGCCAAAGCTTGAGCCTTCTCATCGGCCTTACCAGTGACGTCATTCCAGACAGCGTAAGAAGAGTTGATACCACGACCTTCCTTGAATAGAGATCTGACAGTTCTACCGGAACCCTTTGGAGCCACCAAGATGACATCAACATCTGATGGTGGTACGACGTGGGTCAAATCCTTGAAAACTGGGGAGAAACCGTGAGAGAAGTACAAAGTTTTACCCTTGGTGATCAAAGGCTTCAAAGCATCCCATGTTTCAGATTGAGCAGCATCAGAAAGCAAATTCATGACGTAGTTACCTTTCTTGATAGCTTCTTCGACTTCGAAAAGATTCTCACCTGGG belongs to Zygotorulaspora mrakii chromosome 1, complete sequence and includes:
- a CDS encoding peroxiredoxin yields the protein MSVPIRPQVYLGSRAPNFKSSSSQGQIDFYKYIGDSWCLFFSHPGDYTPVCSTELGAFAALHGEFEERNCKLLGLSTNARDTHNRWLQDIEQITGSKVTFPIICDEDRRISTMYGMIDLRNFDERGMPVPIRSVYLIDPSKEVRLLHAYPLSTGRNTAEILRCLDSLQVVDKLDRKIMTPVNWIPGDDVVVSPELNEPRAKELFPNHRVIRPYLRLTPLDPDT
- the ILV5 gene encoding ketol-acid reductoisomerase (similar to Saccharomyces cerevisiae ILV5 (YLR355C); ancestral locus Anc_4.190), producing MLRNQAARLICNSRVITAKRTFALAARATAYKPAARQFVKPLISTRGLKQINFGGTTETVYERADWPKEKLLNYFKNDTFALIGYGSQGYGQGLNLRDNGLNVIIGVRKNGASWKAAIEDGWVPGENLFEVEEAIKKGNYVMNLLSDAAQSETWDALKPLITKGKTLYFSHGFSPVFKDLTHVVPPSDVDVILVAPKGSGRTVRSLFKEGRGINSSYAVWNDVTGKADEKAQALAVAIGSGYVYQTTFEKEVNSDLYGERGCLMGGIHGMFLAQYEVLRENGHSPSEAFNETVEEATQSLYPLIGKYGMDYMYDACSTTARRGALDWYPIFKNALKPVFNDLYESVKNGSETKRSLEFNSQKDYREKLESELQTIRNMEIWKVGKEVRKLRPENQ